TTCACCATCGACCCGGCTTTATACGACGCGGCGCTCAAACGCGCTCAAGCCGATCTCGGCGCGGTGCAGGCGCGGCTCCAGCAGTGGCGGCGCGAGGTGGCGCGCCTCAAACCGCTGTTCAAGGCCAAGGCCGTGAGCCAGAAGGATTACGACGACGCCGTGTCGAACGAGGCCATCGCCTCCGCCGACGTCAAGGCGGCGCAGGCGCGCGTCGTCGAGGCGCGCCTCAATCTCGAGTACACGCGCGTCGAGTCGCCGATACCCGGCATCGCCGGCCGCGGATTGCGCTCCGAGGGCAATTACGTGTCCGGTCCCGACGTATTGCTTACGACGGTGACACAGATCGATCCGATTTACGTGTTGTTCGGCATTTCCGACCAGGATCGCCTCAAGCTGCATCGTGAATCCGAGGCCGGACGCCTGGTGCTGCCGAAGGACGGGCAGTTCGACGTGCAGGTCAAGCTCGCCGAAGGCGGCCTGTACGCCAAAACCGGAAAAATGAATTTCACCGGCGTGATCGTTTCCGGCACCACCGGCACCAGCGAGGCGCGCGCCGAACTGCCGAACCCGGACGGGCTGCTGCGCCCCGGCCAGTTCGTGCGCGTGATCCTGGGCGGCGCGCAGCGCCCGAACGCCATCCTGGTGCCGCAACGCGCGGTGCTGGAAGGTCCGAACGGAAAATTCGTCTACCTCGTGAACAGCGAGGGCAAGGCCGAAGCACGGCCGGTGCAGCTCGGCGACTGGCAGGGCGACGACTGGATCATCATTGCCGGACTCAACCCCGGAGACAAGGTGATTGTGGACGGCGTCATGAAAATCGGTCCCGGCGCGCCGGTGCGCGTGGCCGATCCGAACGCGCCCAAGCCGGGTCCCGCCGCTCCCAAGGCGGCCGCAAAATAAACCGGTACCGACGGCGCCACCATGTTCTCGCGCTTCTTCATTGACCGCCCTATTCTTGCGGCCGTGCTGTCGATCTTCATCGTCATCGCCGGCCTCGCGGCGATGCGCGATCTGCCCATCGCCCAGTACCCGGAAATCGCCCCGCCCGTCGTCACGGTGCAGGCGGTCTATCCCGGCGCCTCCGCCGAGGTTCTCGAACAGACCGTGGCCGCGCCGCTCGAGAGCCAGATCACGGGCGTCGAGGACATGATCTACATGAGCTCGAACTCCGGCTCCAACGGCGTGGTGCAGATCCAGGTCACCTTCGATATCGGCAGCGACTCCGACCAGGCCGCGCTCAACGTCAATAACCGCGTCAAGCAGGCCGAGCCGCGGCTGCCGGAGGAAGTACGCCGCCAGGGCGTGACGGTGCAGAAAGGTTCGTCGTCCTTCCTGCAGGTCATCGCCTTCTACTCGCCCGACGGGCGCTACGACAACCTGCACATCAGCAATTACATCACGCTCAACGTGCTCGACGTCCTGAAGCGCGTGCCCGGCACCACCAACGTC
The DNA window shown above is from Sulfuricaulis limicola and carries:
- a CDS encoding efflux RND transporter periplasmic adaptor subunit, which produces MPAAVRIHGWFFPALAAILIAGCDGANSQPPGGMPPPEVAVVTIEPKNIPATFEYTGQTAGSREVEVRARVTGILQKRNYTEGGSVTAGQSLFTIDPALYDAALKRAQADLGAVQARLQQWRREVARLKPLFKAKAVSQKDYDDAVSNEAIASADVKAAQARVVEARLNLEYTRVESPIPGIAGRGLRSEGNYVSGPDVLLTTVTQIDPIYVLFGISDQDRLKLHRESEAGRLVLPKDGQFDVQVKLAEGGLYAKTGKMNFTGVIVSGTTGTSEARAELPNPDGLLRPGQFVRVILGGAQRPNAILVPQRAVLEGPNGKFVYLVNSEGKAEARPVQLGDWQGDDWIIIAGLNPGDKVIVDGVMKIGPGAPVRVADPNAPKPGPAAPKAAAK